A DNA window from Drosophila pseudoobscura strain MV-25-SWS-2005 chromosome 2, UCI_Dpse_MV25, whole genome shotgun sequence contains the following coding sequences:
- the wek gene encoding zinc finger protein weckle isoform X1: protein MKQWLYWCRLCAKNDAEIKVRNNEGDEEVVRIISKCFDVEMTLEEPELGSMLCTECFSMVGQLISFSENVNKVQAIFELLRHTETTETLNVFELRRQYGLSVEYKRECDTDVEDATDTFAGGESLDCEQFEEKVPVEDLIATHNETHTVSPVKKKRGRPKKTLPTNTNTLMAEHTTRTEPKRFIKVEPDTLSDDSPLPDYGSCDTKMENKSPPAAENTCSICEKTLTSAASLRRHKMEVHFNLKRFICDVCGKGLTTYTALVEHKLVHTDYCPCICHVCNAAFKNKARLRVHLQTHGAPSFECNVCGKKLQTRAILNKHKYVHTDERRFRCDICGLGSKNSTAMKIHLLSHTGLRPYVCKYCGKAFASNTNCRAHKLKKHPREVSMEDEKESSRIPVPTLDELRAITREMAKAKREAEQAAEAQEAAEVAEEAAAEELGLISE from the exons AT GAAACAGTGGCTATACTGGTGTCGCCTTTGCGCCAAAAACGACGCCGAGATCAAGGTGCGTAACAATGAAGGCGATGAGGAAGTTGTAAGGATAATTAGCAAATGCTTTGATGTGGAG ATGACGTTGGAGGAACCGGAACTGGGCAGCATGCTGTGTACCGAATGCTTCTCCATGGTCGGCCAGCTCATTAGCTTCTCCGAAAATGTTAACAAGGTACAGGCAATCTTTGAGTTATTGCGACACACGGAAACAACTGAGACGCTCAATGTGTTTGAGCTGCGTCGGCAGTACGGACTATCCGTCGAGTACAAAAGAGAATGTGACACCGACGTTGAGGATGCCACTGATACGTTCGCCGGGGGAGAGAGCCTGGACTGTGAGCAGTTCGAAGAGAAGGTGCCTGTGGAAGATCTGATTGCTACACATAATGAAACTCATACTGTGTCGCCagtcaaaaaaaaacgaggtcGTCCCAAGAAGACGTTgccaacaaatacaaacactCTAATGGCAGAACATACTACCCGCACAGAGCCAAAACGCTTCATTAAAGTCGAACCAGACACCCTAAGTGATGATTCTCCCTTACCTGATTACGGGAGCTGTGATACTAAGATGGAGAACAAAAGCCCCCCAGCTGCGGAGAACACCTGTTCAATTTGCGAAAAGACGCTTACGTCTGCCGCTTCTTTGAGGCGTCACAAAATGGAGGTCCACTTTAACCTAAAACGCTTCATTTGCGATGTTTGCGGAAAGGGGCTGACAACATACACGGCTCTCGTCGAGCACAAGCTCGTGCACACTGACTACTGCCCGTGCATCTGTCACGTCTGCAATGCGGCGTTCAAAAACAAGGCCCGACTCCGG GTCCACTTGCAAACCCATGGTGCACCAAGCTTTGAGTGCAATGTATGTGGAAAGAAACTACAGACGCGAGCAATCTTAAACAAGCACAAGTATGTGCATACGGATGAGCGCCGCTTCCGCTGTGATATTTGCGGTCTTGGCTCTAAGAACTCGACGGCTATGAAGATACATCTATTAAGCCACACGGGACTGCGACCATATGTGTGCAAGTACTGCGGGAAGGCTTTTGCCAGCAACACAAATTGTCGCGCCCACAAGCTTAAGAAGCATCCTCGCGAGGTGTCGATGGAGGATGAAAAGGAATCTTCACGAATACCTGTCCCCACGCTGGATGAGCTGCGAGCCAT AACCCGTGAaatggcaaaagcaaaaagggaGGCAGAGCAAGCAGCGGAAGCACAGGAGGCAGCAGAGGTCGCAgaagaggcagcggcagaagagcTAGGACTTATTTCAGAGTGA
- the wek gene encoding zinc finger protein weckle isoform X2 encodes MKQWLYWCRLCAKNDAEIKVRNNEGDEEVVRIISKCFDVEMTLEEPELGSMLCTECFSMVGQLISFSENVNKVQAIFELLRHTETTETLNVFELRRQYGLSVEYKRECDTDVEDATDTFAGGESLDCEQFEEKVPVEDLIATHNETHTVSPVKKKRGRPKEPKRFIKVEPDTLSDDSPLPDYGSCDTKMENKSPPAAENTCSICEKTLTSAASLRRHKMEVHFNLKRFICDVCGKGLTTYTALVEHKLVHTDYCPCICHVCNAAFKNKARLRVHLQTHGAPSFECNVCGKKLQTRAILNKHKYVHTDERRFRCDICGLGSKNSTAMKIHLLSHTGLRPYVCKYCGKAFASNTNCRAHKLKKHPREVSMEDEKESSRIPVPTLDELRAITREMAKAKREAEQAAEAQEAAEVAEEAAAEELGLISE; translated from the exons AT GAAACAGTGGCTATACTGGTGTCGCCTTTGCGCCAAAAACGACGCCGAGATCAAGGTGCGTAACAATGAAGGCGATGAGGAAGTTGTAAGGATAATTAGCAAATGCTTTGATGTGGAG ATGACGTTGGAGGAACCGGAACTGGGCAGCATGCTGTGTACCGAATGCTTCTCCATGGTCGGCCAGCTCATTAGCTTCTCCGAAAATGTTAACAAGGTACAGGCAATCTTTGAGTTATTGCGACACACGGAAACAACTGAGACGCTCAATGTGTTTGAGCTGCGTCGGCAGTACGGACTATCCGTCGAGTACAAAAGAGAATGTGACACCGACGTTGAGGATGCCACTGATACGTTCGCCGGGGGAGAGAGCCTGGACTGTGAGCAGTTCGAAGAGAAGGTGCCTGTGGAAGATCTGATTGCTACACATAATGAAACTCATACTGTGTCGCCagtcaaaaaaaaacgaggtcGTCCCAA AGAGCCAAAACGCTTCATTAAAGTCGAACCAGACACCCTAAGTGATGATTCTCCCTTACCTGATTACGGGAGCTGTGATACTAAGATGGAGAACAAAAGCCCCCCAGCTGCGGAGAACACCTGTTCAATTTGCGAAAAGACGCTTACGTCTGCCGCTTCTTTGAGGCGTCACAAAATGGAGGTCCACTTTAACCTAAAACGCTTCATTTGCGATGTTTGCGGAAAGGGGCTGACAACATACACGGCTCTCGTCGAGCACAAGCTCGTGCACACTGACTACTGCCCGTGCATCTGTCACGTCTGCAATGCGGCGTTCAAAAACAAGGCCCGACTCCGG GTCCACTTGCAAACCCATGGTGCACCAAGCTTTGAGTGCAATGTATGTGGAAAGAAACTACAGACGCGAGCAATCTTAAACAAGCACAAGTATGTGCATACGGATGAGCGCCGCTTCCGCTGTGATATTTGCGGTCTTGGCTCTAAGAACTCGACGGCTATGAAGATACATCTATTAAGCCACACGGGACTGCGACCATATGTGTGCAAGTACTGCGGGAAGGCTTTTGCCAGCAACACAAATTGTCGCGCCCACAAGCTTAAGAAGCATCCTCGCGAGGTGTCGATGGAGGATGAAAAGGAATCTTCACGAATACCTGTCCCCACGCTGGATGAGCTGCGAGCCAT AACCCGTGAaatggcaaaagcaaaaagggaGGCAGAGCAAGCAGCGGAAGCACAGGAGGCAGCAGAGGTCGCAgaagaggcagcggcagaagagcTAGGACTTATTTCAGAGTGA